One segment of Pseudomonas asgharzadehiana DNA contains the following:
- the urtD gene encoding urea ABC transporter ATP-binding protein UrtD, producing the protein MRNVMLEPIFDAGSGRDAIGIGQAAGKGLNTRHGTILTLEDISVSFDGFKALNDLNLYIGVGELRCIIGPNGAGKTTLMDVITGKTRPSHGNAWFGETLDLTGMSEVQIAQAGIGRKFQKPTVFEALSVFENLELAQNTDKSVWASLRARLSGEQKDRIEEVLDTIRLTASVQRPAGLLSHGQKQFLEIGMLLMQDPQLLLLDEPVAGMTDAETEFTAELFKRLAGKHSLMVVEHDMGFVGSIADHVTVLHQGSVLAEGSLEQVQENERVIEVYLGR; encoded by the coding sequence ATGAGGAACGTCATGCTTGAACCTATTTTCGATGCAGGCAGCGGCCGTGATGCGATCGGCATCGGCCAGGCTGCAGGCAAGGGCCTCAACACGCGCCATGGCACGATCCTGACCCTGGAAGACATCAGCGTCAGCTTCGATGGTTTCAAGGCGCTCAACGACCTCAACCTGTACATCGGCGTCGGCGAACTGCGCTGCATCATCGGCCCCAACGGCGCGGGCAAGACCACGCTGATGGACGTGATCACCGGCAAGACCCGACCCAGCCACGGCAACGCCTGGTTCGGCGAAACCCTGGACCTCACCGGCATGAGTGAAGTGCAGATCGCCCAGGCCGGCATCGGCCGCAAGTTCCAGAAGCCCACGGTGTTCGAAGCCCTCAGCGTGTTCGAAAACCTGGAGCTGGCGCAGAACACCGACAAGTCGGTGTGGGCCAGCCTGCGCGCGCGCCTGAGCGGCGAACAGAAAGACCGTATCGAAGAAGTGCTCGACACCATTCGCCTCACCGCATCGGTACAGCGCCCTGCCGGCCTGCTGTCCCACGGCCAGAAGCAGTTTTTGGAAATCGGCATGCTGTTGATGCAGGACCCGCAGCTGTTGCTGCTGGATGAACCGGTGGCGGGCATGACCGACGCCGAAACCGAGTTCACCGCCGAGCTGTTCAAACGCCTGGCGGGCAAGCATTCGCTGATGGTGGTGGAACACGACATGGGCTTTGTCGGCTCGATTGCCGACCACGTGACGGTGTTGCACCAGGGCAGCGTGCTGGCCGAGGGGTCGCTGGAACAGGTGCAGGAAAACGAGCGGGTGATCGAGGTGTACCTCGGCCGCTGA
- the urtC gene encoding urea ABC transporter permease subunit UrtC: MNQPLMLTAAQKAGPKATIAVGVIVLILLLALPLCSLLSPQNPLHVSAYTLTLVGKILCYAIVALALDLVWGYAGMLSLGHGLFFALGGYAMGMYLMRQAAGSELPAFMTFLSWTELPWYWAGTDHFLWALCLVVLAPGLLALVFGFFAFRSRIKGVYFSIMTQALTFAGMLLFFRNETGFGGNNGFTNFRSILGFGITEPGTRAVLFTATVLLLVASLYIGWRLAQSKFGRVLTALRDAENRLMFCGYDPRGFKLFVWVLSAVLCGLAGALYVPQVGIINPSEMSPTNSIEAAVWVALGGRGTLIGPLLGAGVVNGMKSWFTVAFPEYWLFFLGALFIIVTLYLPKGVIGLLKK, from the coding sequence ATGAACCAGCCATTGATGCTTACGGCCGCACAAAAGGCCGGCCCCAAGGCGACGATTGCCGTCGGTGTGATCGTGCTGATCCTGCTGCTGGCGTTGCCGTTGTGCTCGCTGCTGTCGCCGCAAAACCCGCTGCACGTGTCGGCGTACACCCTGACGCTGGTGGGCAAGATCCTCTGCTACGCCATCGTCGCGCTGGCCCTGGACCTGGTGTGGGGTTATGCCGGGATGCTGTCCCTGGGCCACGGGCTGTTTTTTGCCCTGGGCGGTTATGCGATGGGCATGTACCTGATGCGCCAGGCCGCCGGCAGTGAGTTACCGGCGTTCATGACGTTTTTATCGTGGACCGAACTGCCTTGGTATTGGGCCGGCACCGACCACTTCCTGTGGGCCCTGTGCCTGGTGGTATTGGCGCCGGGGTTGCTGGCGTTGGTGTTCGGCTTCTTCGCCTTCCGCTCGCGGATCAAGGGCGTGTATTTCTCGATCATGACCCAGGCCCTGACCTTTGCCGGGATGCTGCTGTTCTTTCGCAACGAGACCGGGTTTGGCGGCAATAACGGCTTTACCAACTTTCGCAGCATTCTGGGCTTTGGCATCACCGAGCCGGGTACGCGCGCCGTGCTGTTTACCGCCACGGTGCTGCTGCTGGTGGCGAGCCTGTATATCGGCTGGCGCCTGGCGCAAAGCAAGTTCGGCCGCGTGCTGACTGCCCTGCGCGATGCCGAGAACCGCCTGATGTTCTGCGGCTACGACCCGCGTGGTTTCAAGCTGTTCGTGTGGGTGTTGAGCGCCGTGTTGTGCGGCTTGGCCGGGGCTTTGTATGTGCCGCAGGTGGGCATCATCAACCCCAGCGAAATGTCGCCGACCAACTCCATCGAAGCCGCCGTGTGGGTGGCCCTGGGCGGGCGCGGCACGCTGATCGGCCCCTTGCTCGGCGCCGGGGTGGTCAATGGCATGAAGAGCTGGTTCACCGTGGCCTTCCCGGAATACTGGCTGTTCTTCCTCGGGGCGTTGTTCATCATCGTCACCCTGTACCTGCCCAAGGGCGTTATCGGCCTGCTGAAGAAATGA
- the urtB gene encoding urea ABC transporter permease subunit UrtB: MPAALHRYFLALLLLLPLAVHASDAEDFLAANPAQQAKLLQDWAANPDPARIELVDALEQGQLTLNGETKTVRLNNRLRALIDNVQASQQLLAADPKVRLTAAQTLQKSAQPAQLKFLDQRVAAETDEGVHTALSLALANLQLVDPDPVVRLAAVRLLGSTGDPLARTRLEALLAPGVETDAGVHTAAETSLAQVKRKLMMGEILGQAFSGMSLGSILLLAALGLAITFGLLGVINMAHGEMLMLGAYSTYVVQLLMQRYVPAAIEFYPLIALPVAFFVTAAIGMALERTVIRHLYGRPLETLLATWGISLMLIQLVRLVFGAQNVEVANPQWLSGGIQVLPNLVLPYNRIVIIAFALFVVVLTWLLLNKTRLGLNVRAVTQNRNMAACCGVPTGRVDMLAFGLGSGIAGLGGVALSQIGNVGPDLGQSYIIDSFLVVVLGGVGQLAGSVTAAFGLGIANKILEPQIGAVLGKILILALIILFIQKRPQGLFALKGRVID, from the coding sequence ATGCCCGCTGCCCTCCATCGCTATTTCCTGGCACTGCTGCTGTTACTGCCTTTGGCGGTACACGCAAGCGACGCCGAAGACTTCCTCGCCGCCAACCCGGCGCAGCAAGCCAAACTCCTCCAGGATTGGGCCGCCAACCCCGACCCAGCGCGCATTGAGCTGGTGGACGCCCTGGAGCAAGGCCAGCTCACGCTCAATGGCGAAACCAAAACCGTGCGCCTGAACAACCGCCTGCGCGCCCTGATCGATAACGTACAAGCCAGCCAGCAACTGCTCGCCGCCGATCCCAAGGTCCGTTTGACCGCCGCGCAAACCCTGCAAAAAAGCGCACAACCGGCGCAGCTCAAATTCCTCGACCAGCGCGTCGCCGCCGAAACCGATGAAGGCGTGCACACCGCGCTGAGCCTGGCGCTGGCCAACCTGCAATTGGTCGACCCCGACCCGGTGGTGCGCCTGGCCGCCGTGCGTTTGCTTGGCAGCACCGGCGACCCGCTGGCCCGCACGCGCCTGGAAGCCCTGCTCGCGCCCGGCGTCGAAACCGATGCCGGCGTGCACACCGCCGCCGAAACCAGCCTGGCCCAGGTCAAACGCAAACTGATGATGGGCGAGATCCTCGGCCAGGCGTTCAGCGGCATGTCCCTGGGTTCGATCCTGTTGCTGGCGGCGCTGGGGCTGGCGATCACCTTCGGCCTGCTTGGCGTGATCAACATGGCCCACGGCGAAATGCTGATGCTCGGCGCCTACTCGACCTATGTGGTGCAGTTGCTGATGCAGCGCTACGTGCCCGCGGCCATCGAGTTCTACCCGTTGATCGCGCTGCCGGTGGCGTTCTTTGTCACCGCCGCCATCGGTATGGCGCTGGAACGCACGGTGATCCGCCATTTGTACGGCCGCCCCCTGGAAACCCTGCTGGCCACCTGGGGCATCAGCCTGATGCTGATCCAACTGGTGCGCCTGGTGTTCGGCGCGCAGAACGTCGAGGTGGCCAACCCGCAATGGTTGTCCGGTGGCATCCAGGTGCTGCCCAACCTGGTGCTGCCGTACAACCGCATCGTGATCATCGCCTTTGCGTTGTTTGTGGTGGTACTCACGTGGCTGCTGCTGAATAAGACTCGCCTGGGCCTGAACGTGCGCGCGGTCACCCAGAACCGCAACATGGCCGCCTGCTGCGGCGTGCCCACCGGGCGCGTGGACATGCTCGCCTTTGGCCTCGGCTCCGGCATCGCCGGCCTGGGCGGCGTGGCGCTGAGCCAGATCGGCAACGTCGGGCCGGACCTTGGCCAGAGCTACATCATCGACTCGTTCCTGGTGGTGGTGCTCGGCGGTGTCGGCCAACTGGCCGGCAGTGTCACGGCGGCCTTCGGGTTGGGCATCGCCAACAAAATTCTTGAGCCGCAGATCGGAGCCGTGCTCGGCAAGATCCTGATCCTCGCGCTGATCATTCTGTTTATCCAGAAACGCCCGCAGGGACTCTTCGCACTGAAAGGACGGGTGATCGACTGA
- the urtA gene encoding urea ABC transporter substrate-binding protein, whose amino-acid sequence MKRRSLIKAFTLSASIAAMGMTWTIQAAETIKVGILHSLSGTMAISETSLKDMALMTIDEINAKGGVNGKMLEPVVVDPASNWPLFAEKGRQLLTQDKVAVVFGCWTSVSRKSVLPVFEELNGLLFYPVQYEGEEMSPNVFYTGAAPNQQAIPAVEYLMSEEGGGAKRFFLLGTDYVYPRTTNKILRSFLHSKGVADKDIEEVYTPFGHADYQTIVANIKKFSAGGKTAVISTVNGDSNVPFYKELANQGLKATDVPVVAFSVGEEELRGIDTKPLVGNLAAWNYFQSVENPVNKKFVADWKAYAKKHNLPGADKAVTNDPMEATYVGIHMWAQAAEKAKSTDVDKVREALAGQTFAAPSGFTLTMDKTNHHLHKPVMIGEIQADGQFSVVWQTQEPIRAQPWSPYIPGNDKKPDYAVKSN is encoded by the coding sequence ATGAAGCGTCGCAGCTTGATCAAGGCTTTCACTTTGTCGGCATCCATTGCCGCCATGGGCATGACCTGGACTATCCAGGCCGCCGAGACCATCAAGGTCGGCATCCTGCACTCGCTGTCCGGCACCATGGCCATCTCCGAAACGTCGCTTAAAGACATGGCGTTGATGACCATCGATGAAATCAATGCCAAGGGTGGCGTGAACGGAAAAATGCTCGAGCCCGTAGTCGTCGACCCTGCGTCCAACTGGCCGCTGTTCGCCGAAAAAGGCCGGCAGTTGCTGACCCAGGATAAAGTCGCCGTGGTGTTCGGCTGCTGGACCTCGGTGTCGCGCAAATCCGTGTTGCCGGTGTTCGAAGAACTCAACGGCCTGTTGTTCTACCCGGTGCAATACGAAGGCGAAGAGATGTCGCCGAACGTGTTCTACACCGGCGCGGCGCCGAACCAGCAGGCGATCCCGGCGGTGGAATACCTGATGAGCGAAGAAGGCGGCGGCGCCAAGCGTTTCTTCCTGTTGGGCACCGACTACGTGTACCCGCGCACCACCAACAAGATCCTGCGTTCGTTCCTGCATTCCAAAGGCGTGGCGGATAAAGACATCGAAGAGGTCTACACCCCGTTCGGCCACGCCGATTACCAGACCATCGTCGCCAACATCAAAAAATTCTCCGCCGGCGGCAAGACCGCGGTGATTTCCACCGTGAACGGCGACTCCAACGTGCCGTTCTACAAAGAACTGGCCAACCAAGGCTTGAAGGCCACCGACGTGCCGGTGGTGGCCTTCTCCGTCGGCGAAGAAGAACTGCGCGGCATCGACACCAAGCCGCTGGTAGGCAACCTCGCCGCCTGGAACTACTTCCAGTCGGTGGAGAACCCGGTGAACAAAAAGTTCGTCGCCGACTGGAAGGCCTACGCCAAGAAACACAACCTGCCGGGCGCCGACAAAGCCGTGACCAACGACCCGATGGAAGCCACCTACGTGGGCATCCACATGTGGGCGCAGGCGGCCGAGAAAGCCAAGTCCACCGACGTCGACAAAGTGCGTGAAGCGCTGGCCGGCCAGACCTTCGCCGCACCGTCGGGCTTCACCCTGACCATGGACAAGACCAACCACCACCTGCACAAGCCGGTGATGATCGGCGAGATCCAGGCCGACGGGCAGTTCTCGGTGGTGTGGCAGACCCAGGAGCCGATCCGCGCGCAGCCGTGGAGCCCGTACATCCCTGGCAATGACAAAAAGCCGGACTATGCGGTGAAGAGCAACTAA
- a CDS encoding PepSY-associated TM helix domain-containing protein, with translation MNKQKISFYNLAWRWHFYAGLFVAPFMVLLAITGIIYLFKPQLDPLMYGHLLTVPAAEHTLSADEQLQRAKAAYPQGAISKYLPPVDATRSAQFVMHNGGREITVFVDPYRGTVLGEQDAKYNLQAIARALHGELMIGTTGDRLVELAAGWGVMLVVSGLYLWWPRGKSSAGVLWPRINSRGRVFWRDMHAVAGFWGAAFLLVMLLSGMTWTGLWGKQYADLWNRFPAAMWNNVPQSDQQARVLNTATQQTVPWAMENTPMPMSGDHAEHMNHGAMHSAPAAPTLRLQQVVDLATAHKVEPGYSITFPTTAEGVFTIAVFADDPRFDATLHVDQYTGKVLADVRWAHYNLVARATETGVMLHEGKMFGWVNQLIVLLICLMILLSAVSGVVIWWKRRPQGGLGVPPLRHDLPKWKTAMLIMLGLAIVFPLVGASLIAVWALDRLVLARFFGQRAPATDQA, from the coding sequence ATGAACAAGCAAAAAATCTCCTTCTACAACCTGGCCTGGCGCTGGCACTTCTACGCCGGGCTCTTCGTCGCCCCCTTCATGGTGCTGCTGGCAATCACCGGCATCATCTACCTGTTCAAACCCCAACTCGACCCGTTGATGTACGGCCACCTGCTGACCGTCCCCGCCGCCGAACACACATTGAGCGCCGACGAACAACTGCAACGCGCCAAGGCCGCCTACCCTCAGGGCGCAATCAGCAAGTACCTGCCCCCGGTGGACGCCACCCGCAGCGCGCAGTTCGTGATGCACAACGGCGGCCGGGAAATCACCGTATTCGTCGACCCCTATCGCGGCACGGTGCTCGGCGAACAGGACGCAAAATACAACCTGCAAGCCATCGCCCGAGCCCTGCACGGCGAGCTGATGATCGGCACCACCGGCGACCGCCTGGTGGAACTCGCCGCCGGCTGGGGCGTGATGCTCGTCGTGTCCGGCCTGTACCTGTGGTGGCCGCGCGGCAAGTCGTCGGCCGGGGTATTGTGGCCGCGCATTAACAGTCGTGGCCGAGTGTTCTGGCGCGATATGCATGCGGTCGCGGGCTTCTGGGGCGCTGCGTTTTTGCTGGTGATGCTGCTCAGCGGCATGACCTGGACCGGCTTGTGGGGCAAGCAATACGCCGACCTGTGGAACCGCTTTCCAGCCGCCATGTGGAACAACGTGCCGCAGTCCGACCAGCAAGCGCGGGTGCTCAACACCGCGACGCAACAGACCGTGCCCTGGGCCATGGAAAACACGCCGATGCCGATGTCCGGCGACCACGCCGAGCACATGAACCACGGCGCCATGCATTCCGCTCCCGCCGCCCCCACCCTGCGACTGCAACAAGTAGTGGACCTGGCCACCGCGCACAAAGTCGAGCCCGGCTACAGCATCACCTTCCCCACCACCGCCGAAGGCGTGTTCACCATCGCCGTGTTCGCCGACGACCCGCGCTTTGATGCCACCCTGCATGTGGACCAGTACACCGGCAAGGTCCTGGCCGATGTGCGTTGGGCGCACTACAACCTTGTCGCCCGCGCCACCGAAACCGGCGTGATGCTGCACGAGGGCAAGATGTTCGGCTGGGTCAACCAACTGATCGTGCTATTGATCTGCCTGATGATTCTGCTCAGCGCCGTCAGCGGCGTGGTGATCTGGTGGAAGCGCAGGCCCCAGGGCGGCCTGGGCGTTCCGCCGTTGCGCCATGACCTGCCCAAGTGGAAAACCGCGATGCTGATCATGCTCGGCCTGGCGATTGTTTTCCCGCTGGTGGGCGCCTCGCTGATCGCGGTGTGGGCGTTGGATCGCCTGGTGTTGGCGCGCTTTTTCGGCCAGCGCGCGCCCGCCACCGATCAGGCATAA
- a CDS encoding TonB-dependent copper receptor, translating into MSRFSADTRLGSTTALAILCGAFLAPQVQADEHELSPTVITAIAPSSPLTVVTDPKDPRQPVPASDGGDYLKTIPGFALVRNGGTNGDPVLRGMFGSRLNILTNGSMMLGACPGRMDAPTSYISPETYDTLTVIKGPQTVLWGPGASAGTILFEREPEHFGELGTRLNASVLAGSNGRFDKVIDAAAGGPRGYVRVIGNQAHADDYKDGNHDTVASRYDKWNGDVAVGFTPDADTLLELTAGRGDGEARYAGRGMDGSQFLRESLGLRFEKSNIGEVLDKVEAQVYYNYADHVMDNYSLRTPSGTGMMAGPMASNVDRRTLGARVKATWRWADLQLISGLDAQTNEHRARSSMGIDTYKDLPRTKDANFHNYGVFGELTWYAADRDRLISGARLDRASAKDFRQTLGSGMSTRPNPTADNSRADTLPSGFMRYEHDLADTPTTLYAGLGHAERFPDYWELFSPNTGAAGSVNAFDGVKPEKTTQLDFGAQYKAADLEAWASGYVGQVRDFILFDYRAGRMGTTSQARNVDARIMGGELGAAYKLTRHWKADASLAYAWGKNSSDGKPLPQMPPLDTRLGLTYSEDDWSAGALWRVVAAQHRIDPNKGNVVGKDYDKSGGFGVFSLNAAYRLNKHFKVSTGVDNLFGKAYAEHLNLAGNAGFGYPASDPQAIKEPGRTLWTKVDMSF; encoded by the coding sequence ATGTCCAGGTTTTCTGCTGACACCCGATTGGGAAGTACCACTGCGCTCGCCATTTTATGCGGCGCATTCCTGGCGCCACAGGTTCAGGCCGACGAGCATGAGCTGAGCCCCACCGTGATCACCGCGATCGCACCCAGCTCGCCGCTGACCGTGGTCACCGACCCGAAAGACCCGCGCCAACCGGTGCCCGCCAGCGATGGCGGCGACTACCTCAAGACCATCCCCGGCTTCGCCCTGGTGCGCAACGGCGGCACCAATGGCGACCCGGTGCTGCGCGGCATGTTCGGCTCGCGCCTGAACATCCTCACCAACGGCAGCATGATGCTCGGCGCCTGCCCCGGCCGCATGGATGCGCCCACCTCGTACATTTCGCCGGAAACCTACGACACCCTAACCGTGATCAAGGGCCCGCAAACCGTGCTCTGGGGCCCAGGCGCTTCGGCCGGCACCATTTTGTTCGAGCGCGAGCCGGAACACTTCGGCGAGCTGGGCACGCGGCTCAATGCCAGTGTGCTGGCCGGTTCCAACGGGCGTTTCGACAAGGTCATCGACGCCGCCGCCGGCGGGCCGCGGGGCTACGTACGGGTGATCGGCAACCAGGCACACGCCGACGATTACAAGGACGGCAACCACGACACCGTCGCCTCACGCTACGACAAATGGAACGGCGACGTGGCCGTGGGTTTTACCCCCGACGCCGACACCCTGCTGGAACTCACCGCCGGCCGTGGCGATGGCGAAGCACGCTACGCCGGGCGCGGCATGGACGGCTCGCAGTTCCTGCGCGAAAGCCTGGGCCTGCGCTTCGAAAAATCGAATATCGGCGAGGTGCTGGACAAGGTCGAGGCCCAGGTCTACTACAACTACGCCGACCACGTGATGGACAACTACAGCCTGCGCACGCCCTCGGGCACCGGGATGATGGCCGGGCCCATGGCCTCCAACGTTGACCGTCGCACCCTCGGCGCGCGGGTCAAAGCCACCTGGCGCTGGGCCGATCTGCAGTTGATCAGCGGCCTGGATGCACAGACCAATGAACACCGCGCACGCAGCAGCATGGGCATCGACACCTACAAAGACCTGCCGCGCACCAAGGACGCCAACTTCCACAACTACGGCGTGTTCGGTGAACTGACCTGGTACGCCGCCGACCGCGACCGCCTGATCAGCGGCGCGCGCCTGGACCGCGCCTCGGCCAAGGATTTTCGCCAAACCCTCGGCTCCGGCATGAGCACCCGCCCAAACCCGACCGCCGACAATAGCCGCGCAGACACCCTGCCCTCGGGCTTCATGCGTTACGAGCACGACCTGGCCGACACCCCCACCACGCTCTACGCCGGCCTGGGCCACGCCGAACGGTTCCCGGACTACTGGGAACTGTTCTCCCCCAACACCGGCGCGGCAGGCTCAGTGAATGCCTTCGACGGGGTGAAACCGGAGAAAACCACCCAACTCGACTTCGGCGCGCAATACAAAGCCGCCGACCTCGAAGCCTGGGCCTCGGGCTATGTGGGCCAGGTGCGTGACTTCATCCTGTTCGACTACCGGGCCGGCAGGATGGGCACCACCTCCCAGGCGCGCAATGTCGACGCGCGCATCATGGGCGGCGAACTGGGCGCGGCATACAAGCTGACGCGCCACTGGAAAGCCGACGCCAGCCTCGCCTACGCCTGGGGCAAGAACAGCAGCGACGGCAAGCCCCTGCCGCAAATGCCGCCGCTGGACACACGCCTGGGCCTCACCTACAGCGAAGACGACTGGAGCGCCGGCGCCCTCTGGCGGGTGGTCGCCGCGCAACACCGCATCGACCCGAACAAGGGCAATGTGGTCGGCAAGGACTACGACAAGAGCGGCGGCTTTGGCGTGTTTTCGCTGAACGCCGCGTACCGCCTCAATAAACACTTCAAGGTCAGCACCGGCGTCGACAACCTGTTCGGCAAAGCCTATGCCGAGCACCTGAACCTAGCGGGCAACGCCGGGTTCGGCTACCCGGCCAGCGATCCGCAGGCCATCAAGGAGCCCGGCCGAACCCTTTGGACCAAGGTGGACATGAGCTTCTAA
- a CDS encoding DUF2946 domain-containing protein, protein MGAPRARLSPHRVKRGSWVCLFAMLMIFIGPLISQAMPMDHHAGMSMAMPMEMPGDHGESHHPKAPSEHHALWAKCGYCDLLFSCPALPGSVSCVALGPPPPANALTPATRLGHARQSIFPGARSRAPPVVS, encoded by the coding sequence ATGGGCGCCCCTCGCGCCAGGCTCTCTCCACACCGCGTGAAGCGCGGCAGTTGGGTCTGCCTGTTTGCCATGTTGATGATCTTTATCGGCCCGCTGATTTCCCAAGCGATGCCGATGGACCATCACGCCGGTATGTCTATGGCAATGCCCATGGAGATGCCGGGCGACCACGGCGAATCCCATCATCCCAAAGCCCCCAGCGAACACCACGCACTCTGGGCCAAGTGCGGTTATTGCGACCTGCTGTTCAGTTGCCCCGCCCTGCCCGGCAGCGTGTCATGCGTGGCCCTCGGTCCCCCGCCGCCGGCCAATGCCCTCACCCCCGCCACGCGCCTGGGCCATGCCCGGCAGAGCATCTTCCCCGGCGCCCGCAGCCGTGCGCCGCCCGTCGTTTCGTAA
- a CDS encoding copper chaperone PCu(A)C, protein MLKSSLLLAALLLPVFSAANAEDYKAGDLLVSDPWSQELPPNAPTVAAYFVIHNTGATPDRLLSAQTPLAQKAELHEHVMQGDLMKMQQVPSVAVPAKGELTFAPMAYHVMLLGLKDRSLLADGKQFPLTLTFEKAGKVEVQVSVQKVPPMANHGHKHAQ, encoded by the coding sequence ATGCTTAAATCTTCCCTGCTTCTGGCCGCGTTGCTGCTGCCGGTGTTCAGTGCCGCCAACGCCGAAGACTACAAGGCCGGCGACCTGCTGGTCAGCGACCCCTGGTCCCAGGAATTGCCGCCGAACGCGCCGACGGTTGCGGCGTACTTTGTCATTCATAACACCGGCGCCACCCCGGATCGCCTGCTCAGTGCTCAGACGCCCTTGGCGCAGAAAGCCGAATTGCATGAGCATGTGATGCAGGGCGATTTAATGAAGATGCAGCAAGTGCCCAGCGTGGCCGTGCCGGCCAAGGGCGAACTGACCTTCGCGCCCATGGCTTATCACGTGATGCTGCTGGGCCTCAAAGACCGCAGCCTGTTGGCCGATGGCAAGCAATTTCCGTTGACCCTGACCTTCGAAAAAGCCGGCAAGGTCGAGGTGCAAGTCTCGGTACAAAAAGTGCCGCCGATGGCCAACCACGGGCATAAGCACGCTCAATAG
- a CDS encoding DUF2946 domain-containing protein produces MARQRFAIAWIACLAVLFNAFAMPMASAMQQTDDPVKRLMWGGFCSSNGASLKTIALGKLQIPAPQQDDHSTMQHCWCCSGGAPLVALPGHASQLYVTRFDAVQSLPPPSLQTPTPRQQWPSLNPRASPTV; encoded by the coding sequence ATGGCCCGTCAACGCTTTGCAATTGCCTGGATCGCCTGCCTTGCAGTGCTGTTCAATGCGTTTGCCATGCCGATGGCCAGTGCGATGCAGCAGACGGATGACCCGGTCAAGCGGCTGATGTGGGGCGGGTTCTGTTCTTCCAATGGCGCCAGCCTGAAGACGATTGCCCTGGGCAAGCTGCAAATCCCGGCGCCGCAGCAGGACGATCATTCCACCATGCAGCATTGCTGGTGTTGCTCCGGCGGGGCGCCCTTGGTGGCGTTGCCGGGGCATGCGTCGCAGTTGTACGTCACGCGGTTCGACGCGGTACAGAGCCTGCCACCCCCCTCGTTGCAAACCCCAACCCCGCGCCAGCAATGGCCGAGCCTCAACCCCCGCGCCTCTCCAACGGTCTGA
- a CDS encoding addiction module antidote protein, giving the protein MTQFNDFDIAEHLTSPQDIAGYLEASFEEDAGDGLLIRSALNNIARAQGMTQIARDAGLGRESLYKALSSTGNPEFATIMKVMKALGLRLRATAI; this is encoded by the coding sequence ATGACTCAATTTAACGATTTCGACATAGCCGAACACCTGACGAGCCCTCAGGACATTGCGGGGTATCTGGAAGCTTCTTTCGAGGAGGACGCCGGTGACGGGCTGCTGATTCGTTCAGCGCTCAACAACATCGCCCGCGCCCAAGGCATGACCCAAATCGCCCGCGACGCAGGTCTCGGACGGGAAAGTCTATACAAAGCCCTCTCCAGCACTGGCAATCCTGAGTTCGCGACTATCATGAAGGTCATGAAGGCGTTAGGCCTGAGACTTCGCGCCACCGCTATCTGA
- a CDS encoding type II toxin-antitoxin system RelE/ParE family toxin has translation MIHFKRSDEFQEWLYSLRSQPAHGRVLTRLDNARMGNFGDCENVGNGISEMRIHYGPGYRVYFKRVGEVVYLLLTGGDKSTQKRDIERAKAIADEFERKE, from the coding sequence ATGATTCACTTCAAGAGGTCTGATGAGTTTCAGGAATGGCTTTATTCGTTGCGCAGTCAACCCGCCCATGGACGCGTACTAACAAGATTGGATAACGCAAGAATGGGTAATTTTGGAGACTGCGAAAACGTCGGAAATGGCATATCCGAAATGCGCATCCACTATGGCCCTGGATACCGTGTGTACTTCAAGCGTGTAGGTGAGGTGGTTTACCTATTGCTGACAGGTGGCGATAAATCAACGCAAAAACGCGACATTGAGCGCGCTAAAGCAATTGCCGATGAATTTGAGAGAAAGGAGTGA